In Streptomyces chartreusis, the following proteins share a genomic window:
- a CDS encoding GNAT family N-acetyltransferase, translating into MIEGRLVRLRALRSGDLDDHVRWRNDPEVVHWATGGDPLFGPVTREAVAGFHEARLRDNPRGETTFTVEEVADGRAIGMADYRDLDPFTGQATVGITIGERDRWGGGYGSEALELLAGHLFGACRLRRIELETWSGNERAMRAFRRIGFVEEGRRRAAVRVGDQWYDGVLFGMLLEEWTARTERT; encoded by the coding sequence ATGATTGAAGGCAGGCTTGTTCGGCTTCGGGCTTTGCGGTCCGGGGATCTTGACGATCATGTGCGGTGGCGGAACGATCCTGAGGTGGTGCACTGGGCCACCGGCGGGGATCCGTTGTTCGGGCCGGTCACGCGGGAGGCCGTGGCGGGGTTCCATGAGGCACGGTTGCGGGACAACCCGCGCGGCGAGACCACGTTCACGGTGGAGGAGGTCGCCGACGGGCGGGCCATCGGGATGGCCGACTACCGGGACCTCGATCCGTTCACGGGACAGGCGACCGTCGGGATCACCATCGGCGAGCGCGACCGCTGGGGCGGCGGCTACGGCTCCGAGGCGCTGGAGCTCCTTGCGGGCCACCTGTTCGGCGCCTGCCGGCTGCGCAGGATCGAGCTGGAGACCTGGAGCGGCAACGAACGCGCGATGCGGGCCTTCCGCAGGATCGGGTTCGTCGAGGAGGGGCGACGACGGGCCGCCGTCCGGGTCGGGGACCAGTGGTACGACGGCGTGCTGTTCGGGATGCTCCTGGAGGAGTGGACGGCACGCACCGAGAGGACCTGA
- a CDS encoding class I SAM-dependent methyltransferase encodes MVDRSFADLSLAALYDILNPWGSGDDFYLGFVKGADAVLDVGCGTGQLLRRARDDGHRGRLVGLDPAAAMLVQARQCADDVEWVLGDLRTRDWAGEFDLVVMTGHAFQVLLCDEELRAALEAVRGALRPDGRFVFETRNPKARAWEGWTPERVREVTDPEGCAVRVWNEVERPVLGDRVTFTETFDSDTWKRPRVSRTTLRFLGPDHLSRFLGAAGFTVVEQYGDWERGPLTPAASEIITVAEATP; translated from the coding sequence GTGGTCGATCGTTCGTTCGCGGATCTCTCGCTTGCCGCGTTGTACGACATCCTCAACCCGTGGGGGTCGGGTGACGACTTCTACCTCGGGTTCGTGAAGGGTGCCGATGCGGTGCTCGATGTCGGTTGCGGGACGGGGCAGTTGCTTCGGCGGGCCCGGGACGACGGGCATCGTGGGCGGCTCGTCGGGCTGGATCCCGCCGCCGCCATGCTCGTACAGGCCCGGCAGTGTGCCGACGACGTCGAGTGGGTGCTCGGGGATCTGCGGACCCGGGACTGGGCAGGGGAGTTCGATCTCGTCGTGATGACCGGGCACGCCTTTCAGGTGCTGCTCTGCGACGAGGAGCTGCGTGCGGCCCTGGAGGCGGTTCGCGGTGCCCTGCGTCCGGACGGCCGGTTCGTGTTCGAGACCCGGAACCCCAAGGCGCGGGCGTGGGAGGGCTGGACGCCCGAGCGGGTGCGTGAGGTGACGGACCCGGAAGGGTGCGCCGTACGGGTCTGGAACGAGGTGGAGCGACCCGTTCTCGGAGACCGGGTGACGTTCACGGAGACCTTCGACAGCGACACCTGGAAGCGGCCCCGCGTCAGCCGCACCACCCTGCGCTTCCTCGGCCCCGACCACCTGAGCCGCTTCCTCGGCGCGGCCGGGTTCACCGTCGTCGAGCAGTACGGCGACTGGGAGCGAGGCCCGCTCACCCCAGCCGCCTCCGAGATCATCACCGTGGCCGAGGCCACGCCCTAG
- a CDS encoding ABC transporter ATP-binding protein has translation MTEDLVLPAPREATADAPGEPLLVVEKLVKHFPVKGGFPIRRTVGQVQAVDGIDLTVHVGESFGLVGESGCGKSTTGRLITKLVEPTSGRISYRGQDITHATRRQLAPIRSEIQMIFQDPYSSLNPRQTVGKIVSGPMEINGIEPSGGRDKRVRELLEIVGLNPEHFNRFPHEFSGGQRQRIGVARALALEPKLIVADEPVSALDVSIQAQVVNLLQKVQQELGIAFLFIAHDLAVVRHFSQRVAVMYLGKVIEVGDRDSIYTRPRHPYTHALLSAVPEVNVAGEEAAQRERIRLAGDVPSPISPPSGCRFRTRCWKAQDKCATEEPPLVRISGNHDGHLTACHFPEEPSIEARDEDIVLDPALAALEEGSDGD, from the coding sequence ATGACAGAGGACCTCGTCCTCCCGGCTCCCCGCGAGGCCACCGCCGACGCACCCGGCGAACCGCTGCTGGTGGTGGAGAAACTCGTCAAGCACTTCCCGGTCAAGGGCGGCTTCCCGATCCGCCGCACGGTCGGCCAGGTGCAGGCGGTGGACGGCATCGACCTGACCGTGCACGTCGGCGAGAGCTTCGGTCTGGTGGGGGAGTCGGGCTGCGGCAAGTCGACGACGGGCCGGCTGATCACCAAGCTGGTGGAGCCGACGAGCGGCCGGATCTCCTACCGCGGCCAGGACATCACGCACGCCACGCGCAGGCAGCTTGCGCCGATCAGGTCCGAGATCCAGATGATCTTCCAGGACCCGTACTCCTCGCTGAACCCGCGGCAGACGGTCGGCAAGATCGTCTCGGGGCCGATGGAGATCAACGGGATCGAGCCCTCGGGCGGCCGGGACAAACGGGTCCGTGAGCTGCTGGAGATCGTCGGTCTGAACCCCGAGCACTTCAACCGCTTCCCGCACGAGTTCTCGGGCGGCCAGCGCCAGCGGATCGGGGTGGCCCGTGCCCTGGCCCTGGAGCCGAAGCTGATCGTCGCGGACGAACCGGTCTCGGCCCTGGACGTCTCCATCCAGGCGCAGGTGGTGAACCTGCTCCAGAAGGTGCAGCAGGAACTCGGCATCGCGTTCCTGTTCATCGCCCACGACCTCGCTGTCGTACGGCACTTCTCGCAGCGCGTGGCGGTGATGTATCTCGGCAAGGTCATCGAGGTCGGCGACCGTGACTCCATCTACACCCGGCCCCGGCACCCCTACACGCACGCCCTGCTGTCGGCGGTGCCCGAGGTGAACGTGGCCGGTGAGGAGGCCGCGCAGCGGGAGCGGATCCGGCTGGCGGGTGACGTGCCGTCCCCGATCTCGCCGCCGTCCGGCTGCCGCTTCCGGACGCGGTGCTGGAAGGCGCAGGACAAGTGCGCGACGGAGGAACCGCCGCTGGTCCGGATCTCCGGCAACCACGACGGGCATCTGACGGCCTGCCACTTCCCGGAGGAGCCGTCGATCGAGGCCCGGGACGAGGACATCGTGCTGGACCCGGCGCTGGCGGCGCTGGAGGAGGGGTCGGACGGCGACTAG
- a CDS encoding ABC transporter ATP-binding protein, with the protein MTTLTKEAGAPVPAGEGAFLSVRDLHVSFRTEDGVVRAVDGLSFDLERGRTLGIVGESGSGKSVTNLTILGLHNPMFTSVEGEILLDGKELTTARESELEKLRGNKVAMIFQDPLTALSPYYTVGRQIAEPYMKHMRASKKAAWERAVDMLGKVGIPNPKQRAKDYPHQFSGGMRQRAMIAMALVCDPDLLIADEPTTALDVTVQAQILDLLKNLQQEFGSAIVFITHDLGVIADMADDIMVMYAGRAVERGSVDEVLRAPQHPYTWGLLNSMPRLDSDPNIPLAPIPGTPPSLLRPPSGCRFHPRCTFQERVGGTRCVTEVPLLGPDRDSACHLTADQKRTIFVEEIKPRLG; encoded by the coding sequence GTGACCACTCTGACCAAGGAGGCCGGCGCCCCGGTCCCGGCCGGCGAGGGCGCGTTCCTCTCGGTGCGGGACCTGCACGTCAGCTTCCGGACCGAGGACGGCGTCGTACGGGCCGTGGACGGGCTCTCCTTCGACCTGGAGCGCGGCAGGACGCTGGGCATCGTGGGCGAGTCGGGCTCGGGGAAGTCGGTGACGAACCTGACGATCCTCGGCCTGCACAACCCGATGTTCACCTCCGTCGAGGGCGAGATCCTGCTGGACGGCAAGGAGCTGACGACCGCCCGGGAGTCCGAGCTGGAGAAGCTGCGCGGCAACAAGGTCGCCATGATCTTCCAGGATCCGCTCACCGCGCTGTCGCCGTACTACACGGTGGGCCGGCAGATCGCCGAGCCGTACATGAAGCACATGCGCGCCTCGAAGAAGGCCGCCTGGGAGCGGGCCGTGGACATGCTGGGGAAGGTCGGCATCCCCAACCCGAAGCAGCGGGCGAAGGACTACCCGCACCAGTTCTCCGGCGGTATGCGCCAGCGCGCGATGATCGCGATGGCGCTGGTCTGCGACCCCGACCTGCTGATCGCCGACGAGCCGACCACCGCGCTGGACGTCACCGTCCAGGCGCAGATCCTGGACCTGCTGAAGAACCTCCAGCAGGAGTTCGGCTCGGCGATCGTCTTCATCACCCATGACCTGGGGGTGATCGCCGACATGGCCGACGACATCATGGTGATGTACGCGGGCCGTGCGGTGGAGCGGGGCTCCGTCGACGAGGTGCTGAGGGCGCCGCAACACCCGTACACCTGGGGCCTGCTGAACTCCATGCCCCGGCTGGACTCCGACCCGAACATCCCGCTGGCGCCCATCCCGGGCACCCCGCCGTCGCTGCTGCGGCCGCCCTCCGGCTGCCGTTTCCATCCCCGCTGCACCTTCCAGGAGCGGGTCGGCGGCACGCGCTGTGTCACCGAGGTCCCGTTGCTCGGCCCGGACCGCGACTCGGCCTGCCATCTCACGGCGGACCAGAAGCGGACCATCTTCGTAGAAGAGATCAAGCCCCGACTCGGCTAG
- a CDS encoding ABC transporter permease, with protein MLRFLVRRSLGAVIILFLLSIVAFLLFFGMPRDPALLMCGKTCTPANLENLHRVLGLDKPIPEQYWIFLTNLVSGSDDFAQGPCPAPCFGYSYHSNEQVWGTLMDRLPTTISLTLGGAVCFLIVGLGTGLVAAWKRGTLVDKSFTAGAMVISSMQIYFLGPLALAILVYQTQLFDKPAYNPLTENPGAWFTGLIIPWVVLSTIFASQYTRMSRSSMIEQLQEEHVRTARAKGMSRRYVFFRYAWRGSLIPIVTIFGIDLGSLLGGAIITEYTFGLPGIGRLAVESVFFSDLPLLLGVMLFSATMILLCNIVVDATYAFIDPRVRLA; from the coding sequence ATGCTGCGCTTCCTGGTCCGCCGGTCCCTCGGCGCCGTGATCATCCTCTTCCTGCTGAGCATCGTCGCGTTCCTGCTCTTCTTCGGGATGCCGCGCGACCCGGCGCTGCTGATGTGCGGCAAGACGTGCACCCCGGCCAACCTCGAGAACCTGCACCGGGTGCTCGGCCTCGACAAGCCGATCCCCGAGCAGTACTGGATCTTCCTGACCAACCTCGTCTCGGGCAGCGACGACTTCGCCCAGGGCCCCTGCCCCGCCCCCTGCTTCGGCTACTCGTACCACTCCAACGAGCAGGTCTGGGGCACCCTGATGGACCGGCTGCCCACCACGATCTCGCTCACTCTCGGCGGGGCCGTCTGCTTCCTGATCGTCGGCCTCGGCACCGGCCTGGTCGCCGCCTGGAAGCGCGGCACGCTCGTCGACAAGAGCTTCACGGCCGGCGCGATGGTGATCAGCTCGATGCAGATCTACTTCCTCGGCCCGCTGGCCCTCGCGATCCTCGTCTACCAGACCCAGCTCTTCGACAAACCGGCCTACAACCCGCTCACCGAGAACCCCGGCGCCTGGTTCACGGGCCTGATCATCCCCTGGGTCGTCCTGTCCACGATCTTCGCCTCGCAGTACACCCGTATGTCCCGCTCGTCGATGATCGAACAGCTCCAGGAGGAACACGTACGCACCGCCCGCGCCAAGGGCATGTCCCGGCGGTACGTCTTCTTCCGCTACGCCTGGCGCGGTTCGCTGATCCCCATCGTCACCATCTTCGGCATCGACCTCGGTTCACTGCTCGGCGGCGCCATCATCACCGAGTACACCTTCGGGCTTCCGGGGATCGGGCGGCTGGCGGTGGAGTCGGTGTTCTTCAGCGATCTGCCGCTCCTCTTGGGCGTGATGCTGTTCTCCGCCACCATGATTCTGCTGTGCAACATCGTCGTCGACGCCACGTACGCCTTCATCGACCCGCGTGTGCGGCTGGCCTAG
- a CDS encoding ABC transporter substrate-binding protein: MSRGGRHTYAAISVLAAGALVLTGCSEGGSKSGGNDKEQQENAERQQAAIKFGDEAASKGPAAEVPGAKSGGTISVLARDSYAHLDPGQIYVQDEMAVSQLLHRGLTGYKSTSNDGSKHEVVGDLATDSGTTTDGGKTWKYTLKDGIKFEDGSAITSADVRHTFERQFAAFVNQGPPYIQQWLADTPGADYRKLLPDGPFKGKHLPDSIIETPDDKTVVFKFKQPHADLPYALAMTGYAIVSEKGDTKEKYDKKPVVTGPYKIQEFKSGKSMVLVKNTNWDPATDPLRHQYVDKFNITFNQQYEDSTKALLADSGTDRTGVSFSNQVDAGNLSKVLNDPKMKSRTVSGFQPYVGQMNINLAHPEMKDIKVRQAIAYALPVTPFVRAYGGTDAMEVAGGIISPTVTGYDPAFDPWGKKKKPAGDPAKAKALLEEAGKTGLKLTFGYINTPEGQQYSTAMAAGLEKAGFDVQRQEIPAETYYDQVSKLDNNYDIFHTAWGADWPSASTVIPPLYDGRAIAEGAQNYSQVNDSKANSEIDRINKITDPAKASAEWGKLNEYLVKDVVNVVPTAYYKQTQIAGTKVGGLVYDDIIAGVDPRRLYVK; encoded by the coding sequence ATGAGTAGGGGCGGACGCCACACATACGCGGCAATCTCGGTGCTCGCGGCCGGCGCACTGGTGCTGACCGGGTGCAGCGAGGGCGGCAGCAAGAGCGGCGGCAACGACAAGGAACAGCAGGAGAACGCCGAACGGCAGCAGGCGGCCATCAAGTTCGGGGACGAGGCGGCCTCCAAGGGACCCGCCGCGGAGGTCCCCGGAGCCAAGTCCGGCGGCACCATCTCGGTGCTGGCCCGCGACAGTTACGCCCACCTCGACCCCGGACAGATCTACGTCCAGGACGAGATGGCCGTGTCCCAGCTGCTGCACAGAGGACTGACCGGCTACAAGTCCACCAGCAACGACGGCAGCAAGCACGAGGTCGTCGGCGACCTCGCCACCGACTCCGGCACCACCACGGACGGTGGCAAGACCTGGAAGTACACGCTGAAGGACGGCATCAAGTTCGAGGACGGCTCCGCCATCACCTCGGCCGACGTCCGCCACACCTTCGAGCGGCAGTTCGCCGCCTTCGTCAACCAGGGCCCGCCGTACATCCAGCAGTGGCTCGCCGACACCCCGGGCGCCGACTACCGCAAGCTGCTGCCGGACGGCCCGTTCAAGGGCAAGCACCTGCCGGACAGCATCATCGAGACCCCGGACGACAAGACGGTCGTCTTCAAGTTCAAGCAGCCGCACGCCGACCTGCCGTACGCCCTCGCGATGACGGGCTACGCCATCGTCTCCGAAAAGGGCGACACCAAGGAGAAGTACGACAAGAAGCCGGTGGTGACCGGCCCGTACAAGATCCAGGAGTTCAAGTCCGGCAAGTCCATGGTGCTCGTGAAGAACACGAACTGGGACCCGGCCACCGACCCGCTGCGGCACCAGTACGTCGACAAGTTCAACATCACCTTCAACCAGCAGTACGAGGACTCCACCAAGGCGCTCCTCGCCGACAGCGGCACCGACCGGACCGGCGTCAGCTTCAGCAACCAGGTCGACGCGGGCAACCTGTCCAAGGTCCTGAACGACCCGAAGATGAAGTCCCGCACGGTCTCCGGCTTCCAGCCCTACGTCGGCCAGATGAACATCAACCTGGCCCACCCGGAGATGAAGGACATCAAGGTCCGCCAGGCCATCGCCTACGCCCTCCCGGTCACGCCGTTCGTGCGTGCCTACGGCGGCACCGACGCGATGGAGGTCGCGGGCGGCATCATCAGCCCGACCGTCACCGGCTACGACCCCGCCTTCGACCCGTGGGGCAAGAAGAAGAAGCCCGCCGGTGACCCGGCCAAGGCCAAGGCGCTCCTGGAGGAGGCCGGCAAGACCGGTCTGAAGCTGACCTTCGGCTACATCAACACCCCCGAGGGCCAGCAGTACTCCACCGCCATGGCGGCGGGCCTGGAGAAGGCCGGCTTCGACGTCCAGCGCCAGGAGATCCCGGCCGAGACCTACTACGACCAGGTCAGCAAGCTGGACAACAACTACGACATCTTCCACACCGCGTGGGGCGCCGACTGGCCGTCCGCCTCGACCGTGATCCCGCCGCTGTACGACGGCCGCGCGATCGCCGAGGGCGCGCAGAACTACTCGCAGGTCAACGACTCCAAGGCCAACAGCGAGATCGACCGGATCAACAAGATCACCGACCCGGCCAAGGCGTCGGCGGAGTGGGGCAAGCTCAACGAGTACCTGGTCAAGGACGTCGTCAACGTCGTCCCGACCGCGTACTACAAGCAGACCCAGATCGCCGGGACCAAGGTCGGCGGACTCGTCTACGACGACATCATCGCCGGCGTCGACCCGCGCCGCCTGTACGTCAAGTAA
- a CDS encoding ABC transporter permease translates to MTSRIGIEGGGTSVIADGEPPSVVKAEDEELVGRSPGQLMWIRFKRDRTGVISAYVVLFFFLIGLLAPVISWLYGKNPYTVYADERPELFDSAGVPVQPNGGISGEFWFGLEPGNGYDVFTKLLYGIRTSLGISVAVTLATVLTGIVLGVTAGYLGGRTDYWLSRIIDFLLAFPAQLFFIASMPVVVSLFVSPRDETPVYVRVVALILVQWFLGWMSLGRILRGTTLALREREFIEAAKVSGAPPWRIIRKEILPNVVTPILVQGTYMLPNFVTAEAGLSFLGVGIVEPTPDWGQMFSKASTELVMQNDITYMFFPGISMIIFIVAFNLLGDSVRDAFDPKTAR, encoded by the coding sequence GTGACAAGTCGTATCGGTATTGAGGGTGGCGGGACCTCGGTCATCGCGGACGGCGAACCACCGTCCGTGGTGAAGGCCGAGGACGAGGAACTCGTCGGCCGGTCTCCCGGCCAGCTGATGTGGATCCGCTTCAAACGCGACCGCACCGGCGTGATCTCGGCCTATGTCGTCCTCTTCTTCTTTCTGATCGGCCTGCTCGCCCCGGTCATCTCCTGGCTGTACGGCAAGAATCCCTACACGGTGTACGCCGACGAACGCCCCGAGCTCTTCGACAGCGCGGGCGTGCCCGTGCAGCCCAACGGCGGCATCAGCGGCGAGTTCTGGTTCGGCCTCGAACCGGGCAACGGATACGACGTCTTCACCAAGTTGCTCTACGGCATCCGCACCTCGCTCGGCATCTCGGTGGCCGTCACGCTCGCGACCGTCCTCACCGGCATCGTCCTCGGCGTCACGGCGGGCTATCTCGGCGGCAGGACGGACTACTGGCTCAGCCGGATCATCGACTTCCTGCTCGCCTTCCCGGCCCAGCTGTTCTTCATCGCCAGCATGCCGGTCGTGGTCTCACTGTTCGTCAGCCCACGCGACGAGACCCCCGTCTACGTGCGGGTGGTCGCCCTCATCCTGGTGCAGTGGTTCCTGGGCTGGATGAGCCTCGGACGGATCCTCAGAGGCACCACACTCGCCCTGCGAGAACGGGAGTTCATCGAGGCGGCCAAGGTCAGCGGGGCACCGCCCTGGCGGATCATCCGCAAGGAGATCCTGCCGAACGTGGTCACGCCGATCCTCGTGCAGGGCACCTACATGCTCCCCAACTTCGTGACCGCCGAGGCAGGTCTGTCCTTCCTCGGCGTGGGCATCGTCGAACCGACGCCGGACTGGGGGCAGATGTTCTCCAAGGCGTCCACCGAACTCGTGATGCAGAACGACATCACGTACATGTTCTTCCCCGGCATCTCGATGATCATCTTCATCGTCGCTTTCAACCTGCTCGGGGATTCCGTCAGGGACGCCTTCGACCCCAAGACGGCGCGCTGA
- the typA gene encoding translational GTPase TypA → MATRHDIRNVAIVAHVDHGKTTLVDAMLKQAGAFAAHAAESLDDRMMDSNDLEREKGITILAKNTAVKYHPKDGGDVITINIIDTPGHADFGGEVERGLSMVDAVVLLVDASEGPLPQTRFVLRKALQARLPVILCINKTDRPDSRIDEVVNEAYDLFLDLDADEDQIEFPIVYACARDGVASLTKPEDGTVPQDSDSLEPFFSTILSHVPAPEYDEAAPLQAHVTNLDADNFLGRIALLRVEQGELRKGQTVTWIKRDGSMSNVRITELLMTEALTRKPAEVAGPGDICAVAGISDIMIGETLADTENPIPLPLITVDEPAISMTIGTNTSPLVGRGGTGKGADNKAAVKDRKVTARQVKDRLDRELIGNVSLRVLDTERPDAWEVQGRGELALAILVEQMRREGFELTIGKPQVVTKDVDGKVYEPVERMTIDVPEEHMGAVTQLMGVRKGRMDNMSNHGSGWVRMEFVVPSRGLIGFRTEFLTQTRGTGIGHSIHEGHEPWFGALQTRNNGSLVADRSGAVTAFAMTNLQERGVLFTDPGTEVYEGMIVGENSRSDDMDVNITKEKKLTNMRSSSADSFEAIVPPRKLSLEQSLEFCRDDECVEVTPEAVRIRKVNLDARERARAASRAKHG, encoded by the coding sequence ATGGCCACGCGCCACGACATCCGCAACGTCGCCATCGTCGCCCACGTCGACCACGGCAAGACGACCCTCGTCGACGCCATGCTGAAGCAGGCCGGTGCCTTCGCGGCGCACGCCGCCGAGTCGCTCGACGACCGCATGATGGACTCGAACGACCTGGAGCGTGAGAAGGGCATCACGATCCTGGCCAAGAACACGGCCGTGAAGTACCACCCCAAGGATGGCGGCGACGTCATCACCATCAACATCATCGACACCCCGGGCCACGCCGACTTCGGTGGCGAGGTCGAGCGCGGTCTGTCGATGGTGGACGCGGTCGTCCTGCTGGTCGACGCCTCCGAGGGCCCGCTGCCGCAGACCCGCTTCGTGCTGCGCAAGGCGCTCCAGGCCCGCCTGCCCGTCATCCTGTGCATCAACAAGACGGACCGCCCCGACTCGCGCATCGACGAGGTCGTGAACGAGGCGTACGACCTCTTCCTCGACCTCGACGCCGACGAGGACCAGATCGAGTTCCCGATCGTCTACGCCTGCGCGCGCGACGGCGTGGCCTCGCTGACCAAGCCCGAGGACGGCACGGTCCCGCAGGACAGCGACAGCCTGGAGCCGTTCTTCTCCACGATCCTGTCCCACGTCCCGGCTCCGGAGTACGACGAGGCGGCGCCGCTCCAGGCGCACGTCACCAACCTGGACGCCGACAACTTCCTCGGCCGTATCGCGCTGCTCCGCGTCGAGCAGGGCGAGCTGCGCAAGGGCCAGACCGTCACGTGGATCAAGCGCGACGGCTCCATGTCCAACGTGCGCATCACCGAGCTGCTGATGACCGAGGCGCTCACCCGCAAGCCCGCCGAGGTGGCCGGCCCCGGTGACATCTGTGCCGTCGCCGGTATCTCGGACATCATGATCGGCGAGACCCTCGCCGACACCGAGAACCCGATCCCGCTGCCGCTGATCACGGTCGACGAGCCGGCGATCTCGATGACGATCGGTACGAACACCTCGCCGCTGGTCGGCCGCGGCGGCACCGGCAAGGGTGCCGACAACAAGGCCGCGGTCAAGGACCGCAAGGTGACCGCCCGCCAGGTCAAGGACCGCCTGGACCGCGAGCTGATCGGTAACGTCTCCCTCCGCGTGCTCGACACCGAGCGCCCGGACGCCTGGGAGGTCCAGGGCCGTGGTGAGCTGGCGCTCGCCATCCTGGTCGAGCAGATGCGCCGCGAGGGCTTCGAGCTGACCATCGGCAAGCCCCAGGTCGTCACCAAGGACGTCGACGGCAAGGTCTACGAGCCCGTCGAGCGCATGACGATCGACGTGCCCGAGGAGCACATGGGCGCGGTCACGCAGCTCATGGGTGTCCGCAAGGGCCGCATGGACAACATGTCGAACCACGGCTCCGGCTGGGTGCGCATGGAGTTCGTCGTGCCGTCCCGCGGCCTCATCGGCTTCCGGACCGAGTTCCTGACGCAGACCCGTGGCACGGGCATCGGGCACTCCATCCACGAGGGCCACGAGCCCTGGTTCGGCGCGCTCCAGACCCGCAACAACGGCTCGCTGGTCGCCGACCGCTCCGGTGCCGTCACCGCGTTCGCGATGACGAACCTCCAGGAGCGCGGCGTGCTGTTCACGGACCCGGGCACCGAGGTGTACGAGGGCATGATCGTCGGCGAGAACTCGCGCTCCGACGACATGGACGTGAACATCACCAAGGAGAAGAAGCTCACGAACATGCGGTCGTCCTCGGCCGACTCCTTCGAGGCGATCGTCCCGCCGCGCAAGCTCTCCCTGGAGCAGTCCCTGGAGTTCTGCCGCGACGACGAGTGCGTCGAGGTGACCCCGGAGGCCGTCCGTATCCGCAAGGTGAACCTGGACGCCCGCGAGCGCGCCCGCGCCGCGAGCCGCGCCAAGCACGGCTGA